A genome region from Paramisgurnus dabryanus chromosome 12, PD_genome_1.1, whole genome shotgun sequence includes the following:
- the LOC135749664 gene encoding serine/threonine-protein kinase pdik1l-B: MPADFQFDVVTTGKKMDDIYTLQQMVGRGSYGVVFKGRVSETGWWGQSGDTVAIKRLPCCSPESIELYLQELWAMKITSRNHPNIIALYNCLLQTGPKTLQPLRSGRLPLDLVESTLKGKVVDNNSKTQMRNPSKSKRRLISTEEVPRRCFALWLVMEYCEEGDLNQYILSRPPDAECNHVVVQQLSSAIAFLHRCGIVHRDIKPDNVLVSLTKTGPVVKVADFGLSKMVDSPTDGVRSRLTLSSTCGSDFYMAPEVWAGRSYTAQADIFSLGVLFWAVLERITFLEDGSSQEQLGAYVMRGRWLAPLGEALCENPDLQLIIPMRARRAPPLPPTPNPTMCSLLLDMLNSDPDTRPNADQLKKRVHSAIQMN, translated from the exons ATGCCGGCAGATTTTCAGTTTGATGTGGTGACCACCGGAAAAAAGATGGATGATATTTACACTTTGCAGCAGATGGTGGGAAGAGGAAGCTACGGGGTCGTTTTCAAAGGCCGTGTGTCAGAGACAGGCTGGTGGGGCCAAAGTGGCGACACTGTGGCCATCAAACGTCTACCATGTTGCAGCCCAGAGAGTATAGAGCTATACTTGCAGGAGCTCTGGGCTATGAAAATCACTTCGAGAAACCACCCCAACATCATTGCTCTATATAACTGCCTTTTACAGACTGGACCAAAAACACTGCAGCCCCTGAGATCAGGTCGACTGCCTTTGGACTTAGTAGAGAGCACTCTCAAAGGAAAAGTGGTGGACAATAACTCAAAAACCCAAATGAGGAATCCATCCAAGTCAAAGAGAAGACTGATATCCACAGAAGAGGTCCCCAGGCGCTGCTTTGCCCTATGGTTGGTAATGGAGTATTGTGAGGAAGGCGATCTGAACCAGTACATTCTGTCCAGGCCACCGGATGCTGAGTGCAACCACGTCGTGGTTCAGCAGCTCAGCAGTGCCATTGCGTTCCTGCATAGATGTGGAATAGTGCACCGTGATATAAAGCCGGATAATGTGCTTGTGTCTCTTACAAAAACAGGACCAGTGGTCAAG GTGGCAGACTTTGGCCTGAGTAAGATGGTCGACAGTCCTACAGATGGTGTCCGTAGTAGACTAACTCTGTCTTCTACGTGTGGCTCAGACTTCTACATGGCTCCAGAAGTGTGGGCAGGTCGTAGTTATACAGCCCAGGCTGATATCTTCTCTCTGGGTGTGCTATTCTGGGCCGTGCTGGAAAGAATCACATTCCTTGAGGATGGCAGCAGTCAAGAACAACTAG GAGCGTATGTGATGCGAGGCCGCTGGCTTGCACCGCTAGGAGAGGCGCTGTGTGAGAATCCCGACCTGCAGTTGATTATCCCTATGAGGGCACGACGCGCTCCCCCACTGCCGCCAACTCCAAACCCCACCATGTGCTCGCTGCTGCTGGACATGCTCAATTCTGACCCCGACACTCGGCCCAATGCCGACCAGCTGAAGAAGCGGGTCCACTCTGCTATACAGATGAACTGA